One genomic window of Paenibacillus xylanilyticus includes the following:
- a CDS encoding aldo/keto reductase, with protein MKNVQDTTTLYNGVKMPWLGFGVFKVKDGEEVVEAVKTAIQAGYRSIDTAKAYNNETGVAQGIRESGVAREDLFITTKVWNSDQGYESTLAAFEASMERLELEYLDLYLIHWPVKGKYKDTWRALEKLHREGRIRAIGVSNFQIHHLEDLMTDATIKPAVNQVELHPLLIQSELRDYCSKHQIQIEAWSPLGQGNLLEHQLLQDIAAKYGKSPAQVILRWDLQNGIVTIPKSVTPQRIRENADLYDFELTSDEIEQINGLNENKRFGSDPDNFNF; from the coding sequence ATGAAAAACGTGCAGGACACAACGACACTCTATAACGGAGTCAAAATGCCTTGGCTGGGTTTTGGCGTATTCAAAGTGAAAGATGGAGAAGAAGTGGTTGAAGCCGTCAAAACGGCCATTCAGGCAGGTTATCGCAGCATCGATACAGCCAAAGCCTACAACAACGAGACCGGTGTAGCCCAAGGTATTCGTGAATCCGGAGTTGCCCGCGAGGATCTGTTCATTACCACCAAAGTATGGAACAGCGACCAAGGCTATGAATCAACATTGGCCGCCTTCGAAGCCAGCATGGAACGACTCGAACTTGAATATCTGGACCTCTATTTGATTCACTGGCCAGTCAAGGGCAAATACAAGGATACATGGAGAGCACTGGAGAAACTGCACCGGGAAGGACGCATTCGCGCTATAGGCGTAAGCAACTTCCAGATTCACCATCTGGAGGATCTGATGACGGATGCCACCATCAAACCTGCTGTGAATCAGGTCGAGCTTCACCCGCTGCTGATTCAATCGGAGCTCCGGGACTACTGCAGTAAACACCAGATCCAGATTGAGGCCTGGTCTCCACTCGGCCAAGGGAATCTGCTGGAGCACCAACTTCTTCAGGATATTGCAGCGAAGTACGGCAAATCCCCCGCACAGGTCATTTTGCGCTGGGATCTTCAAAACGGCATCGTAACCATACCAAAATCCGTTACACCACAGCGTATTCGAGAGAATGCTGATCTATATGATTTTGAACTGACTTCGGATGAGATTGAACAGATTAATGGACTGAACGAAAACAAACGCTTCGGTTCGGATCCGGATAACTTTAACTTTTAA
- a CDS encoding amino acid ABC transporter ATP-binding protein, whose translation MIEFRGVQKHFGHFHVLKDIHLHIEEGEVVVIIGPSGSGKSTLLRCINRLETISEGELVVSGVPLHQKKVDINLFRRDIGMVFQHFNLYPHKKVIDNITLAPVKVRKQPKAEAAATAMKYLTRVGIADKADSYPSQLSGGQQQRVAIARGLAMEPKIMLFDEPTSALDPEMIGEVLDVMRSLAHNGMTMVVVTHEMGFAREVADRVIFMDEGRIVEEASATEFFDNPREERAQQFLSRLIHH comes from the coding sequence TTGATTGAATTTAGGGGTGTGCAGAAGCACTTTGGTCATTTTCATGTCCTCAAAGATATTCATCTCCACATTGAAGAAGGAGAGGTCGTTGTCATTATTGGCCCTTCCGGCTCCGGCAAAAGTACACTGCTCCGCTGCATCAACCGTCTGGAGACCATTTCGGAAGGCGAACTCGTCGTCAGCGGTGTCCCTTTACATCAGAAAAAGGTGGACATCAACCTCTTCCGTCGCGACATTGGCATGGTATTTCAACACTTCAATCTCTATCCTCACAAAAAAGTCATCGATAACATTACACTTGCCCCAGTAAAGGTACGCAAACAGCCCAAAGCGGAGGCAGCTGCTACGGCAATGAAATATTTAACCCGTGTTGGCATTGCCGACAAGGCTGACAGCTATCCCTCCCAGTTGTCCGGTGGACAGCAGCAGCGGGTCGCCATCGCGCGGGGACTCGCCATGGAGCCCAAAATTATGCTATTTGACGAGCCCACCTCTGCGCTCGACCCCGAAATGATCGGGGAAGTCCTGGATGTCATGCGCTCTCTCGCACATAATGGCATGACCATGGTTGTCGTTACCCATGAAATGGGCTTTGCCCGTGAAGTGGCAGACCGTGTCATTTTCATGGACGAAGGGCGGATCGTGGAAGAGGCTTCTGCCACAGAATTTTTCGATAACCCGCGGGAAGAGCGGGCACAGCAGTTCCTAAGTCGCTTAATTCATCATTGA
- a CDS encoding glycoside hydrolase family 28 protein — protein sequence MNTYYSPLRTGEGIQTDTKAYEVALPDIPARDFRITDYGAKGDGVTDNTEVFRLAIAACAEAGGGRIVIPAGVWLTGPIVLRSRIELHTEAGALVTFSREFDHYPLIASSFEGWQVVRCQSPIDGESLEDIAITGEGIWDGSGEAWRPVKRSKMTASQWSRLAASGGVVERSGENEEIWWPSASALEGGAIANRLHMEQERDLSAYEGARDFLRPNMVSLRRCKRVLLDGPTFQNSPAWNLHPWASEHVTIRNVSVRNPWFSQNGDGLDIESCRHVVVEHSVFDVGDDAICLKSGKDAEGRELGLPSEYITIRNCTVYHGHGGFVIGSEMSGGVRHVRVSDCTFMETDIGLRFKSARGRGGVVEDIEIQRIYMKDIIMEAISFSFFYANMEGSARGSDLFQDISEETPVFRDIRISDVICAGAEMALFVSGLPEMPLDGVVIDGYDVTARSGIQCAHAKHLRIANLRARISEGSLIHLHQCKGAEIEGIQGKGPDGRLLIITGHESAGIVCREDDADEEGRQISMGPEVRSGVLIRR from the coding sequence ATGAATACATACTACTCCCCATTACGTACAGGAGAAGGTATCCAAACTGATACGAAAGCCTATGAGGTTGCTCTACCTGACATTCCTGCTCGGGATTTCCGCATCACGGACTACGGAGCCAAAGGAGACGGCGTGACGGACAACACGGAGGTGTTCAGGCTTGCTATAGCGGCGTGTGCTGAAGCAGGTGGCGGACGAATCGTTATTCCGGCAGGAGTCTGGCTGACAGGTCCGATAGTGCTTCGCAGTCGCATTGAGCTGCACACAGAGGCGGGAGCATTGGTTACGTTCAGTCGCGAGTTTGATCATTATCCTCTAATTGCTTCGAGCTTCGAGGGGTGGCAGGTGGTGCGATGCCAATCTCCAATTGACGGAGAATCGTTGGAGGATATCGCGATTACAGGTGAGGGAATATGGGATGGCAGCGGAGAAGCATGGCGTCCAGTCAAACGGTCCAAGATGACCGCTTCACAATGGAGTCGACTCGCTGCTTCCGGTGGTGTTGTAGAGCGTTCGGGTGAAAATGAAGAAATCTGGTGGCCTTCGGCCTCGGCCCTCGAAGGTGGCGCCATCGCCAACCGGCTTCATATGGAACAGGAGCGTGATTTGTCCGCTTATGAGGGAGCTAGAGACTTTTTACGTCCGAACATGGTCAGTTTGCGTCGGTGCAAGCGGGTGCTGTTGGATGGTCCAACATTCCAGAACTCACCTGCATGGAATCTGCATCCGTGGGCATCGGAGCATGTTACCATACGTAACGTGAGTGTGCGAAACCCGTGGTTTTCACAGAATGGCGATGGGCTGGATATTGAATCATGCCGTCATGTTGTCGTGGAGCACAGTGTGTTCGATGTGGGGGATGATGCCATCTGCCTGAAATCGGGCAAGGACGCCGAAGGCCGAGAGCTCGGTCTGCCATCTGAATATATTACAATTCGGAACTGCACCGTATATCATGGTCATGGCGGATTCGTTATTGGCAGTGAGATGTCGGGTGGCGTACGGCATGTGCGGGTATCGGATTGTACGTTTATGGAGACGGATATTGGTCTAAGGTTCAAAAGCGCCCGCGGGCGCGGTGGAGTTGTTGAGGATATTGAAATTCAGCGTATTTATATGAAAGATATCATCATGGAAGCCATCTCGTTTTCCTTTTTCTATGCGAATATGGAGGGATCAGCCCGCGGCAGCGATCTGTTTCAGGACATTAGTGAAGAGACCCCGGTGTTTCGCGATATTCGCATATCGGATGTTATCTGTGCAGGTGCAGAGATGGCTTTATTCGTAAGTGGACTGCCGGAAATGCCTCTGGATGGTGTAGTGATCGATGGATATGACGTCACTGCTCGAAGCGGTATACAGTGTGCTCATGCGAAGCACTTGAGAATTGCCAATCTGAGAGCCCGGATTTCCGAAGGATCATTGATCCATCTACACCAGTGTAAGGGAGCTGAAATAGAGGGAATTCAGGGAAAAGGGCCTGACGGCAGGCTTCTGATTATAACAGGACACGAGTCTGCCGGAATTGTGTGCCGGGAGGACGATGCAGATGAGGAAGGACGCCAGATTTCCATGGGTCCTGAGGTAAGAAGCGGTGTGCTCATCCGCAGATAA
- a CDS encoding amino acid ABC transporter permease: MGKLDFDVLFKHSDRFLEGFLNTIQVSIMALIGSFILGAIMAIFRISPIKPLNWIGTAFVEFIRNIPLLLVVFFFYLGLPSLGISLDGFVSGTLGLTIYTAAFIAEAIRAGIQTVPRGQLEAARSSGLSYVQAMNLIILPQAIKIVLPSIGNQFINLVKNSSILAVVAGMDLMYFADLVNSDTFQPLSVYSIVALFYLVLTLPLSFLVHYMERRFGQSDAEARGRKGKPKKNKPAGQVTM, from the coding sequence ATGGGCAAATTGGATTTTGATGTATTGTTCAAGCATTCCGATCGTTTCCTGGAGGGATTCCTCAATACGATTCAAGTAAGCATCATGGCGTTGATCGGCAGTTTTATCCTTGGCGCAATCATGGCCATCTTCCGGATATCCCCCATCAAGCCGCTCAATTGGATCGGTACCGCTTTTGTGGAATTCATTCGAAATATTCCGCTTCTGCTGGTCGTGTTCTTCTTTTACCTTGGACTGCCCTCCCTTGGCATTTCATTGGACGGGTTTGTCTCCGGTACGCTGGGTCTTACCATCTACACGGCGGCTTTTATTGCAGAAGCCATCCGGGCAGGCATTCAGACCGTCCCCCGGGGACAGCTGGAAGCCGCCAGATCTTCAGGTTTGTCCTACGTACAGGCCATGAACCTGATCATTTTGCCGCAGGCAATCAAGATCGTGCTTCCATCCATTGGCAATCAATTTATCAACCTGGTCAAAAACTCCTCCATTCTTGCCGTTGTTGCCGGTATGGACCTGATGTATTTTGCAGATCTTGTCAATTCGGATACGTTCCAGCCGCTGAGCGTGTATAGCATTGTTGCGCTCTTCTACCTCGTATTAACGCTGCCGCTCAGTTTTCTGGTTCATTATATGGAGCGAAGGTTTGGACAGAGCGACGCCGAAGCACGAGGCCGCAAGGGCAAGCCGAAGAAAAACAAGCCGGCCGGGCAGGTTACCATGTGA
- a CDS encoding DUF445 domain-containing protein — MAKPKQTKKAAAWSLVVMGAGFAASLPFQGSVVGKLLVGSFEAGLVGGLADWFAVTALFRHPLGIPIPHTALLPKNRDKMTEGLVSAVENNLLNKDSITEKIAGFKAAETVLDIMSRELHNDGVKTMIDTLCKRILAGLPLEQIAPLVASEIKSQAGAFDLGPILERASIQLSERGYDTKALDYGLKQAEEWLVKPETITFLGESGMKAISGIQMNGLMQFAMNAFLGYMNEEKLGSILQGYLFDQVEDMKREGSALRYKVLGLVRTQAVRLALNESVRGGLNGWKDSLLDSWNAEETVLNKLTELRDRALTAMEDGKYVETYALPAIERVLSDLRSDRALLDGMNAKIVEGVTTLLEKNHSKIGNLVRENVDKMDNASLISLIEDKVGQDLQWIRINGAVTGFVIGIALTALRMVLE; from the coding sequence ATGGCTAAACCTAAACAAACCAAAAAGGCAGCAGCCTGGTCACTCGTCGTAATGGGGGCAGGTTTTGCCGCTTCATTGCCGTTTCAGGGCAGTGTTGTAGGCAAGCTGCTGGTGGGTTCATTTGAAGCGGGATTGGTAGGGGGGCTTGCCGACTGGTTCGCTGTAACGGCATTGTTCCGACACCCGCTCGGCATTCCGATTCCGCATACGGCCTTGCTGCCGAAGAACCGGGATAAGATGACGGAGGGCCTTGTTTCTGCGGTGGAGAACAATCTGCTCAACAAAGACAGCATTACCGAGAAAATTGCCGGTTTCAAGGCAGCGGAAACGGTGCTCGACATCATGTCACGTGAACTTCACAATGATGGCGTCAAAACAATGATCGACACGCTGTGCAAACGTATTCTGGCTGGGCTGCCGCTGGAGCAGATAGCGCCGCTGGTTGCGAGCGAGATCAAATCACAGGCCGGGGCTTTCGACCTTGGACCGATCCTGGAACGGGCGTCCATTCAATTGAGTGAACGTGGATATGACACGAAGGCGCTGGACTACGGCTTGAAGCAGGCGGAAGAGTGGCTGGTGAAGCCGGAGACCATCACGTTTCTGGGTGAGAGCGGCATGAAGGCAATAAGTGGCATTCAGATGAATGGCCTTATGCAATTTGCCATGAATGCCTTCCTTGGCTATATGAATGAGGAGAAGCTTGGCAGCATCCTGCAGGGATATTTGTTTGACCAGGTAGAAGATATGAAGCGTGAGGGAAGTGCCCTCCGATATAAGGTGTTAGGTCTGGTTCGAACTCAAGCGGTGCGTCTTGCCTTGAACGAAAGTGTTCGCGGCGGATTGAACGGCTGGAAAGACAGCCTGCTGGACAGCTGGAACGCGGAAGAAACCGTGCTGAACAAGCTTACCGAACTGCGGGATAGAGCACTCACCGCTATGGAGGATGGAAAGTATGTGGAGACGTATGCGCTCCCTGCCATTGAACGGGTATTGTCCGATCTGCGCTCAGACCGTGCATTGCTGGATGGCATGAATGCCAAGATTGTCGAAGGCGTAACAACGCTGCTGGAGAAGAACCATTCCAAGATCGGTAATCTGGTCCGTGAAAATGTTGATAAAATGGATAATGCCTCATTAATCTCATTGATTGAGGACAAGGTAGGCCAGGATCTCCAATGGATTCGGATTAACGGCGCCGTGACCGGGTTCGTTATCGGTATTGCGCTAACTGCCCTGCGGATGGTACTGGAATAA
- a CDS encoding cupin domain-containing protein has protein sequence MTTHELSPLVAALDMQPHVEGGWYKEVWKASYQIPQSVLPEAYSGPRFSASSTYFLLHPHEISEWHTVLSDELWLWHSGSPIELKLGGKGENPGNEEVLVLGMDLAAGQSPQVLVPAGVWQTARPLGDEPVLVTCVVAPGFHYDDFKLVSKG, from the coding sequence ATGACGACACATGAATTATCGCCTCTGGTTGCTGCGCTGGATATGCAGCCCCACGTTGAAGGCGGTTGGTATAAGGAAGTATGGAAGGCTTCTTATCAAATCCCGCAATCCGTTCTGCCGGAAGCTTATTCGGGTCCAAGATTCTCCGCAAGCTCGACGTACTTCCTGCTGCACCCGCATGAAATTTCCGAGTGGCACACCGTTTTGTCCGATGAGCTGTGGTTGTGGCACAGCGGAAGTCCAATTGAATTGAAACTGGGTGGCAAAGGGGAAAACCCTGGGAATGAGGAAGTGCTCGTACTCGGCATGGATCTTGCTGCAGGGCAATCGCCGCAGGTACTTGTTCCGGCCGGGGTATGGCAAACGGCACGTCCGCTGGGCGACGAGCCTGTGCTGGTAACGTGTGTGGTTGCGCCAGGTTTCCACTATGATGATTTCAAGCTGGTTTCCAAAGGCTGA
- a CDS encoding YcnI family protein, whose amino-acid sequence MKRTSWTSKLTSTIAAGAAALMLFAGFASAHVTVSPAAAQTGAWQTYTIKIPSEKDLPTTKITMKVPEGVAFKQYQPLAGWKITTEKNSSNEVTSITWEVDGDNEGILAGQFQQFNFVAQNPDTATEVAWDAFQYYSDGSIVEWTGQPNDSTPHSITAISEDPAAAGNQAAAGGHDSAGTAGNASDDEAAAGDNNAADDTKADDDTTLGDALNDTVTGEPNNTDSDPGTLKLQQATLIVSILALIMSFLGIALATRRKKK is encoded by the coding sequence TTGAAAAGAACATCCTGGACTTCCAAACTTACATCCACTATAGCGGCAGGTGCTGCAGCGCTCATGCTGTTCGCCGGCTTCGCGAGTGCTCACGTTACTGTCAGCCCGGCGGCTGCACAGACTGGAGCATGGCAGACGTACACGATCAAGATCCCTTCCGAGAAGGATCTGCCAACAACCAAGATCACGATGAAGGTTCCGGAAGGTGTAGCATTCAAGCAATATCAGCCACTGGCTGGATGGAAAATCACCACGGAGAAAAACAGCTCGAACGAAGTAACATCGATTACCTGGGAAGTGGATGGAGATAACGAGGGGATCCTCGCCGGACAATTCCAGCAATTTAACTTTGTCGCACAAAATCCGGATACAGCAACGGAAGTCGCCTGGGACGCATTCCAATACTATAGCGATGGCAGTATCGTAGAGTGGACAGGCCAGCCTAATGACAGCACACCTCACAGCATTACGGCTATTAGCGAAGATCCTGCAGCTGCAGGCAATCAAGCCGCAGCGGGTGGCCATGACAGCGCAGGTACAGCTGGCAATGCAAGCGATGACGAAGCAGCCGCTGGAGATAACAATGCTGCAGACGATACCAAGGCTGACGATGATACCACGCTCGGTGATGCATTGAACGACACGGTTACAGGTGAGCCGAATAATACGGACTCAGATCCGGGTACATTGAAGCTGCAGCAGGCCACACTGATCGTATCCATTCTGGCACTGATTATGTCCTTCCTGGGCATTGCACTCGCCACACGCCGCAAAAAGAAATAA
- a CDS encoding amino acid ABC transporter permease: MDFSGAYAWPNLRFLLHGFLITLQVAGLSIVFSFVLGTVLGTIRYTRIPVLSQIIAVIVDTIRNLPLLLIIFFIHIVLPQLGIKMSVFWSTVVGLSLFEGAMIAEIVRSGLKSVERGQVEAARSSGLSYIQTLGSIIMPQALRRMSPPMVSQFISLLKDTSLAIIISLPELMHNVQILGGQSFDYVIPALLLAAVLYFVINYTLSIVARRLEARMN; encoded by the coding sequence ATGGACTTTAGCGGGGCTTATGCCTGGCCCAACCTTCGTTTCCTGCTGCATGGATTCCTGATCACCTTGCAGGTGGCAGGACTGTCAATCGTCTTCAGCTTTGTCCTCGGCACCGTGCTGGGTACCATCCGGTATACACGTATTCCGGTCCTGTCACAGATCATTGCGGTTATTGTGGATACGATTCGGAACCTGCCGCTGCTGCTGATCATCTTCTTCATTCATATTGTCCTGCCCCAGCTGGGGATTAAGATGTCCGTCTTCTGGTCTACCGTCGTTGGGCTTAGCCTGTTCGAAGGCGCCATGATCGCCGAAATTGTTCGTAGCGGTCTCAAATCGGTTGAGCGTGGACAGGTGGAAGCCGCCCGTTCCTCCGGTCTTAGCTATATACAGACCCTGGGCAGCATCATTATGCCTCAGGCACTGCGCCGCATGTCGCCGCCGATGGTCAGTCAGTTCATCTCCCTGCTGAAGGATACGTCCCTGGCCATTATCATCTCCTTACCGGAGCTGATGCACAACGTGCAGATCCTGGGCGGCCAGAGCTTCGATTACGTGATCCCGGCGCTCCTGCTCGCAGCGGTCTTGTATTTTGTCATCAACTACACCCTTTCCATCGTAGCCCGGCGCCTTGAGGCAAGAATGAATTGA
- a CDS encoding helix-turn-helix transcriptional regulator, whose product MSMIEDRIGPKYRIGENSFTIEYMRRHEGNAMPQPHAHPFYELYYLLEGERVYSMNGQLLTARKGDLILINPHDVHTTSRGNKPGFERILIGFSPSFATGMELGVCGLLPFERSRLLRFPESEQQEMERMLWQMLRECKERRPHYEMVVRSLLAQLLIHIYRVEENSRLMSPGPIHPMQDKIGEIAAYVNRHYNEPLTLEDAAARFYISPSYLSRMFSRFTGFRFSEYLRVVRVREAQRRLLSTQERVQLIAEKVGFEHTAHFNKTFKQVTGTTPLRYRKEHR is encoded by the coding sequence ATGAGTATGATTGAGGATCGAATCGGACCCAAATATCGCATTGGGGAAAATTCATTCACCATTGAATACATGCGCAGACATGAAGGCAATGCCATGCCTCAGCCTCACGCTCATCCATTTTACGAGCTGTATTACCTGCTTGAAGGAGAACGGGTGTATTCCATGAACGGCCAGCTCCTGACCGCGAGAAAAGGTGATCTGATCCTCATTAATCCGCATGATGTACATACAACGTCCAGAGGAAACAAGCCCGGATTCGAACGAATTCTTATCGGCTTCTCTCCTTCGTTTGCCACCGGGATGGAACTCGGTGTGTGCGGTCTGCTCCCTTTCGAACGATCAAGACTGCTTCGCTTCCCCGAATCCGAGCAGCAAGAGATGGAACGCATGCTATGGCAGATGCTGCGCGAATGCAAGGAGCGCCGCCCTCACTATGAGATGGTTGTAAGAAGCCTGCTTGCTCAGCTTCTGATTCATATCTATCGGGTAGAAGAGAATAGTCGCCTGATGTCACCCGGCCCAATTCACCCGATGCAGGATAAAATCGGCGAGATTGCCGCTTATGTGAACAGACATTACAACGAACCGCTTACCCTGGAGGATGCGGCAGCCCGTTTCTATATCAGCCCGTCCTATCTGAGCCGGATGTTCAGCCGATTTACCGGTTTTCGCTTCAGTGAATATTTACGGGTCGTGCGAGTGCGGGAAGCGCAGCGGCGGCTATTGTCCACCCAAGAGCGGGTGCAGTTGATCGCGGAGAAGGTCGGGTTTGAGCACACGGCTCATTTCAACAAAACATTCAAGCAGGTGACCGGAACCACCCCTTTGCGCTATCGAAAAGAGCATCGCTAA
- a CDS encoding ABC transporter substrate-binding protein, which translates to MKNLLKWPSFVLVLVLSLALAGCSTGEEATSSGSGGGDENTAAKGTIEQIKERGKLIAGVKYDTKLFGLKDPASGEVEGFDIDIAKALAKQILGDETKVELKEVTSKTRIPMLQNGDIDIIIATMTITDERKEQVDFSDVYFEAGQSLLVKNDSAITGLESLGGVKVLAVKGSTSAQNIREKAPDAEVLEFDNYQDAFTALKAGKGEALTTDNIILIGMQQTDNNYKLVGGNFTSEPYGMAIRKGDTAFVEEVNSLLKSMKDSGEYDTLHEKWLGTKPE; encoded by the coding sequence ATGAAGAATTTGCTGAAGTGGCCGTCGTTCGTCCTTGTTTTGGTTCTCTCGCTGGCATTGGCCGGCTGTAGTACGGGAGAGGAAGCTACCAGCAGCGGTAGTGGTGGCGGTGATGAGAATACTGCAGCCAAAGGAACCATTGAACAGATTAAGGAGCGCGGCAAGCTGATTGCCGGGGTCAAATATGATACGAAGCTCTTTGGCTTGAAGGACCCGGCAAGTGGTGAGGTCGAAGGATTCGATATCGATATTGCCAAGGCACTTGCCAAACAGATCCTTGGAGACGAGACCAAGGTTGAGCTGAAAGAGGTCACATCCAAAACACGGATTCCCATGCTCCAGAACGGTGACATCGATATCATCATCGCTACCATGACGATCACGGACGAGCGGAAGGAGCAGGTGGATTTCAGTGACGTTTACTTCGAGGCAGGACAGTCCCTTCTTGTAAAAAATGATAGTGCCATCACCGGACTGGAGAGCCTTGGAGGCGTGAAGGTGCTCGCAGTTAAAGGTTCAACCTCTGCGCAGAATATTCGTGAAAAAGCTCCGGATGCCGAAGTACTGGAATTCGACAACTATCAGGATGCCTTCACTGCGCTCAAAGCAGGCAAAGGTGAGGCACTGACGACGGACAATATCATCCTGATCGGCATGCAGCAAACGGACAACAACTACAAGCTGGTTGGTGGCAACTTCACAAGCGAGCCATATGGAATGGCCATCCGCAAAGGCGACACTGCTTTTGTAGAAGAAGTGAACAGCCTGCTCAAGAGCATGAAAGACAGTGGTGAATACGATACGTTACATGAAAAATGGCTTGGCACCAAGCCCGAGTAA
- a CDS encoding copper resistance CopC/CopD family protein: protein MRWDKRHWAVMISLLLMCCLVMPQWASAHAYIVQASPGEDELIATAPERLTLEFNESLQTAFYDIKITAPDGTQADDGSVQIDAERPHVLETGLRSGLGNGTYAVSWKAVSADGHPIQGAYVFHIGEPSGAPAGLADLASGTGQTGGPIKWILSLTDWIQYLALSVILGTLAFLLFRIAPSSMVREPMEVPGSYKLLWISYAAASVAAIISLPLNTIYESGVAIHEFSWALMGSALKLTSFGLIWMAQMLILMLLAVTILSGYDRDRSLKIRLWSSYGSLVLVLGWLLTHAMTGHPAAAEQRGLAITMDYVHLIAAAFWIGALTAMAVCLPPLADKLPPKVRGEVYWGAIRRFAAWGIGAVAALVATGIYSSLIILPKPVLTSLFTTTYGYVLLAKIVLLLVMIAFAWRHARTARQGKGTRLAGSLKAELATGAVVLALAAVLTHLSPGQPEAAGPFKEVQTTEDGSAITLQVSPNVTGENQFEVGVKAPDGSVVNDLEQITLTLTHLDMDMGIYEITIPKNDTGVYQAEEYISMPGRWSIKVHLLTRSLDSLDTEFEINTANP, encoded by the coding sequence ATGAGATGGGACAAACGGCACTGGGCCGTAATGATTTCACTGCTGCTCATGTGTTGTCTGGTTATGCCGCAATGGGCTTCAGCCCATGCTTATATTGTTCAGGCCTCGCCAGGGGAGGACGAGCTGATAGCCACCGCGCCAGAACGCTTGACACTGGAATTCAATGAATCGCTGCAAACGGCCTTCTATGATATTAAAATTACCGCACCTGACGGCACACAAGCGGATGACGGCAGCGTGCAGATAGATGCCGAGCGTCCTCACGTGCTTGAAACGGGGCTGCGCAGCGGGCTTGGCAACGGTACATATGCCGTCAGCTGGAAAGCCGTGTCGGCCGATGGCCATCCCATTCAGGGAGCCTATGTATTCCATATCGGTGAACCGTCAGGTGCCCCTGCGGGTCTGGCGGATCTGGCCTCCGGTACTGGTCAAACGGGCGGTCCAATCAAATGGATACTGTCGCTGACCGATTGGATTCAATATCTTGCATTGTCTGTCATCCTGGGCACGCTCGCCTTCCTGCTCTTCCGGATTGCTCCGTCCTCTATGGTAAGAGAACCCATGGAGGTGCCAGGCAGCTATAAGCTGTTATGGATCAGCTATGCCGCAGCTTCTGTTGCTGCAATCATCAGTTTGCCGCTGAACACCATTTACGAGTCAGGGGTGGCTATCCATGAATTCAGCTGGGCACTGATGGGCAGTGCCTTGAAGCTAACGTCGTTTGGCCTCATATGGATGGCACAGATGCTCATTCTGATGCTGCTTGCAGTCACAATCCTGTCAGGATATGACCGGGATCGCTCATTGAAGATCCGCCTCTGGTCATCTTATGGTTCACTGGTACTTGTACTGGGATGGCTGCTCACGCATGCTATGACAGGTCATCCTGCCGCAGCCGAGCAGCGCGGACTTGCCATAACCATGGACTACGTCCACCTGATTGCAGCAGCATTCTGGATTGGTGCCCTGACGGCCATGGCGGTTTGTCTGCCTCCACTGGCTGACAAGCTTCCTCCGAAGGTACGAGGAGAGGTGTATTGGGGAGCGATCCGCCGGTTTGCAGCTTGGGGCATTGGTGCTGTGGCCGCTCTGGTTGCTACAGGGATCTATAGCAGTCTGATCATTTTACCCAAACCTGTACTGACCTCCCTGTTCACCACCACCTATGGTTATGTGCTGCTCGCGAAGATCGTTTTGCTGCTGGTAATGATCGCATTCGCATGGCGGCATGCCCGAACGGCCAGACAGGGCAAGGGTACCCGACTGGCTGGCAGTCTCAAAGCAGAGCTCGCGACAGGTGCCGTTGTGCTGGCGCTGGCTGCTGTACTTACCCATCTGTCCCCCGGACAGCCTGAAGCCGCTGGTCCGTTCAAGGAAGTACAAACGACAGAGGATGGCTCAGCGATCACGCTCCAGGTCAGCCCTAATGTCACTGGTGAGAATCAGTTCGAGGTTGGTGTAAAAGCACCTGACGGCAGCGTAGTCAATGATCTGGAGCAGATCACCTTAACGCTGACCCACCTGGATATGGATATGGGAATTTATGAAATCACCATTCCCAAAAACGATACAGGCGTGTATCAAGCAGAAGAGTACATCTCCATGCCTGGACGATGGAGCATCAAGGTTCACCTGTTGACTCGATCCCTCGATTCACTGGATACCGAGTTCGAGATCAACACAGCGAATCCATAA